A single window of Chitinophagales bacterium DNA harbors:
- a CDS encoding FadR/GntR family transcriptional regulator, protein MSVLKNFQEIVIETPVDKIIKQIRSLITSGQLEPGDKLPPERKLAERLGVGRTHVRDAIRKLEFYGILKTLPQSGTIVAGIGIAALEGLITDVLKLENNDFASLVETRVMLETNAASLAALRRTPEDIINIQKASEAYAEKVKNGKQAIEEDLMFHLKIAEASKNSVLKSLMLIIIPDIISSFIKLDICKEDHFNKVLEEHQDILEHIVNQEPELASKAMRLHLSDVIKYSNELKQGNGRLL, encoded by the coding sequence ATGAGTGTACTAAAAAATTTCCAAGAAATAGTTATTGAAACCCCTGTTGATAAAATCATCAAGCAAATCAGAAGTTTGATCACTTCTGGACAATTAGAACCAGGTGACAAACTTCCTCCAGAACGAAAATTAGCGGAAAGGTTGGGCGTAGGTAGAACACACGTCCGAGATGCCATCCGAAAATTAGAATTTTACGGCATATTAAAAACACTTCCTCAAAGCGGTACCATTGTGGCAGGAATTGGTATTGCAGCTTTGGAGGGACTAATTACAGATGTATTGAAACTCGAAAACAATGATTTTGCTTCTTTGGTCGAAACTAGGGTGATGCTTGAAACCAATGCAGCGAGCCTTGCAGCTTTGCGACGTACTCCAGAAGACATTATCAATATCCAAAAAGCATCGGAAGCTTATGCTGAAAAGGTGAAGAATGGCAAGCAGGCCATTGAAGAAGATTTGATGTTTCACCTCAAAATTGCCGAAGCTAGTAAAAATTCGGTATTGAAGTCCTTGATGCTGATTATTATTCCCGATATCATCAGCAGTTTTATCAAATTGGACATTTGTAAAGAAGACCACTTCAATAAAGTTTTGGAAGAACATCAAGACATATTAGAACACATTGTAAATCAAGAGCCTGAGCTGGCATCAAAAGCGATGCGTTTGCATTTGAGCGATGTCATCAAATACAGCAATGAACTGAAACAAGGAAATGGAAGATTATTATAA
- a CDS encoding DUF1761 domain-containing protein produces the protein MPTNFYMYFLVALIPLLVGAVYYHPKVMGGAWMKTNGFTEESLQGANMALIFGLCYVFSFFIAFFLGGLVIHQGQVFAMMMPDVMESGSAAQQTFNDLMATYGNNFRSFGHGAIHGTITTIFFLLPVIAINALFERRGWKYVLIHTGYWLISLILMGGILCQTLVYASLS, from the coding sequence ATGCCTACAAATTTCTACATGTATTTTCTCGTTGCACTGATTCCTTTACTTGTTGGAGCGGTGTATTATCATCCCAAAGTAATGGGAGGAGCTTGGATGAAAACCAACGGCTTTACCGAAGAAAGCCTACAGGGTGCCAATATGGCGTTGATTTTTGGACTGTGTTATGTGTTCAGCTTTTTCATAGCTTTTTTCTTGGGAGGTTTGGTCATTCATCAAGGTCAAGTATTTGCTATGATGATGCCTGATGTAATGGAGTCGGGAAGTGCTGCTCAACAGACTTTTAATGATTTGATGGCTACTTACGGCAATAATTTTAGGTCATTTGGTCATGGCGCAATACATGGAACTATTACCACAATTTTCTTTTTGCTGCCAGTGATTGCGATTAATGCACTTTTTGAAAGAAGGGGATGGAAATATGTATTGATTCATACGGGGTATTGGCTCATCAGTTTGATATTGATGGGAGGTATTTTGTGTCAAACACTCGTTTATGCTTCTTTGTCTTAA
- a CDS encoding serine hydrolase → MKNNILKMAKSFILLLCLLQFNASTKVQDIYFPPLIGNNWETISPTSLNWCDDDIEALYDFLEVEQTKSFILLKDGKIVLEQYFGDFGQDSLWIWYSAGKSLRATLVGIAQAEGLVNIEDSSADYLGQGWSSLSPEKEALITIRHQLTMTSGLDETEFSCITPNCLTYVADAGTRWAYHNGSYNLLKPILEKVSGQTLNQYTNTRIRNTIGMWSGFWLDVGNNSFFVSRARDMARFGLLIANQGVWKETTILKDSAFYDQMVNTSQNLNPSYGYLWWLNGKEGYIPPGSTDFIEGPIAPDAPSDVFLAAGSQGQFIGISPDNGWVMIRQGNYTTNSLAALDLHNQIWKRIMSLECMPTAIEETSMNSIQVFPNPSKDVLHIQLPFNSTDTIVRLYDLNGNNILETTANEKNYTLNVSYLNGIYFLEVVSGEMFWVEKVMME, encoded by the coding sequence ATGAAAAATAACATCCTCAAAATGGCCAAATCTTTTATACTGCTGCTGTGCTTACTTCAATTCAATGCTTCTACAAAAGTACAAGACATTTATTTTCCTCCTTTGATTGGCAATAATTGGGAGACTATTTCACCTACTTCCCTCAATTGGTGCGATGATGACATTGAAGCCCTCTACGATTTTTTGGAAGTAGAACAAACCAAATCTTTTATCCTTTTGAAGGATGGTAAAATCGTGTTGGAACAATATTTTGGCGATTTTGGTCAAGACAGCCTTTGGATTTGGTATTCTGCGGGTAAAAGTTTGAGGGCTACATTGGTAGGGATTGCACAAGCGGAAGGTTTAGTGAATATAGAAGATAGCAGTGCTGATTATTTAGGGCAGGGATGGAGCAGTTTGTCGCCCGAAAAAGAAGCTCTGATTACCATTCGTCATCAACTCACAATGACAAGCGGTTTGGATGAAACAGAGTTTAGTTGCATCACACCCAATTGTCTGACTTATGTAGCCGATGCCGGAACCCGTTGGGCTTACCACAATGGCTCCTACAATTTATTGAAACCCATCTTGGAAAAGGTTTCGGGACAAACTCTTAATCAGTACACTAATACACGTATTCGCAATACGATAGGTATGTGGTCGGGGTTTTGGTTAGATGTGGGGAACAATAGTTTTTTTGTGAGCCGAGCGAGGGATATGGCTCGTTTTGGCTTGTTGATTGCCAATCAAGGAGTTTGGAAGGAAACAACTATTTTGAAGGATTCTGCTTTTTATGACCAAATGGTGAATACTTCACAGAATCTCAATCCTTCTTATGGTTATTTGTGGTGGTTGAACGGCAAAGAAGGGTATATTCCTCCAGGAAGTACGGATTTTATTGAAGGCCCAATCGCTCCTGATGCACCCTCTGATGTTTTTTTGGCTGCTGGTTCACAAGGTCAGTTCATCGGTATTTCTCCAGATAATGGGTGGGTGATGATTCGACAGGGAAATTATACTACAAATAGTTTGGCCGCACTAGACTTACACAATCAAATATGGAAAAGAATCATGTCTTTGGAGTGTATGCCAACAGCTATTGAAGAAACTTCGATGAATTCTATACAAGTGTTTCCAAATCCTTCAAAAGATGTTCTTCATATTCAACTCCCTTTCAATTCTACAGATACTATTGTTCGCTTGTATGATTTGAATGGGAACAATATCTTGGAGACTACTGCTAATGAAAAGAATTACACCTTAAATGTCAGTTATTTGAATGGAATATACTTTTTAGAAGTGGTAAGTGGTGAAATGTTTTGGGTGGAAAAGGTGATGATGGAATAA
- a CDS encoding PLDc N-terminal domain-containing protein, whose product MLNTLSFFGLNLNTILALAFSSYGGILGLIHLILWLIAAVEIFQSGKSAGNKLLWVLVILFLPVVGLILYYLIGR is encoded by the coding sequence ATGTTAAATACATTGAGTTTTTTTGGTTTAAATCTGAATACGATTTTGGCCTTAGCATTTTCCAGTTATGGAGGAATATTGGGACTTATACATTTGATCCTTTGGTTAATAGCGGCTGTGGAGATTTTCCAAAGCGGTAAGTCAGCAGGTAATAAACTATTATGGGTTTTGGTGATTTTGTTTTTGCCTGTGGTTGGTTTAATATTGTATTATCTGATAGGTAGATAG
- a CDS encoding AI-2E family transporter — protein MKLSLQRIAHFLLAITLFFYILWVAQSVIIPLAFAILLAFMLDPLVKFWEKIGLNRLIAIIFSFLIMIVIALMVMFLLFSQIMNIVAHSESIKISTDQLSDLYVWIEAHFHISQAKSQAWLKENIVALSDDVANYFGMLLASSTAFLANLIVVLTYCFLILLYRTAFKNYLLSQFYRDKKDHVHEVLVEMQQVAQKYIYGLGLVILILGTLNTLGLWAIGIDYPYFWGFFAAFMTIIPYIGTFIGAILPIFYSIITSTSAWQPLSVMLMFLIVQQLEGNFITPKVVGSSVKINPLAALIAMFIGWSLWGVAGVIMALPFIAIFKVMCDNIDFLNPIGKLLSSNIHRHETIFFEKYEGEEYSWGKFFKLEKKEKER, from the coding sequence ATGAAATTGAGTTTACAGAGAATTGCTCATTTTTTGTTGGCAATTACCCTTTTTTTTTATATATTATGGGTTGCACAGTCAGTTATTATCCCACTTGCTTTTGCTATTCTTTTAGCATTTATGCTTGATCCACTCGTAAAATTTTGGGAGAAAATAGGCTTGAATAGGTTGATTGCCATCATTTTTTCCTTTCTTATTATGATTGTAATTGCATTGATGGTGATGTTTTTGCTATTTTCTCAAATAATGAATATTGTTGCTCACTCAGAAAGCATCAAAATATCGACAGACCAACTATCTGATTTATATGTGTGGATAGAAGCACACTTTCATATCTCACAAGCAAAGTCTCAGGCGTGGTTGAAGGAAAATATTGTAGCACTGTCAGATGATGTAGCCAATTACTTCGGAATGTTATTGGCATCTTCAACCGCATTTCTTGCCAATTTAATTGTTGTATTGACCTACTGTTTTTTGATACTATTGTACCGAACGGCCTTCAAAAATTACTTATTATCCCAATTCTATCGGGACAAAAAAGACCATGTACATGAAGTATTGGTAGAAATGCAGCAAGTAGCTCAAAAATATATATATGGATTGGGATTGGTAATCCTCATATTAGGGACTTTAAATACACTTGGATTGTGGGCTATAGGAATAGACTATCCTTATTTTTGGGGCTTTTTTGCAGCCTTTATGACCATCATCCCATATATCGGCACATTCATAGGTGCTATCTTACCCATTTTTTACAGCATCATTACTTCAACGAGTGCATGGCAACCCCTCAGTGTCATGTTGATGTTTTTAATTGTTCAGCAGCTTGAAGGCAATTTTATTACTCCAAAAGTAGTTGGATCTTCTGTCAAAATCAATCCTTTAGCGGCTCTAATTGCCATGTTTATAGGATGGTCACTGTGGGGCGTAGCAGGTGTGATTATGGCATTGCCATTTATCGCCATATTCAAAGTCATGTGTGATAACATTGATTTTCTTAATCCAATTGGAAAACTGTTGAGCAGCAATATTCACAGGCATGAAACCATATTCTTTGAAAAATACGAAGGCGAAGAATACAGTTGGGGAAAGTTCTTCAAACTGGAAAAGAAAGAAAAGGAGAGATAA
- a CDS encoding M48 family metallopeptidase: MRINILSITIFVCCSFFSFNVNAQCNPDDEVESWLSWGKSWENFALDYFPMSVEREVEIGDSLYIEMIKDQKLLKSHPKKPMLDRVMSRLTPHVNRKGIVYRTHILDDDEMVNAYAIAGGHVFITSKMLDWVDSEDELAFVLAHEISHVDDKHSLRKVQKILLGGQYFGEYGIMAANIELFLSQPLGQIDEYTADRLGANLMVKAGYDPRKGLEFFEKMAHSEEYNEIEKMIRTHPYSTERHNCLSDYMRNELNR; encoded by the coding sequence ATGCGAATTAACATCCTATCCATTACCATATTTGTCTGTTGCTCATTTTTTTCCTTCAATGTAAACGCACAGTGCAATCCCGATGATGAAGTAGAATCCTGGTTGAGTTGGGGCAAAAGTTGGGAAAACTTTGCCTTAGACTATTTCCCGATGAGTGTAGAACGGGAAGTAGAAATAGGAGATTCTTTATACATAGAGATGATAAAAGACCAAAAACTCTTAAAGTCACACCCCAAAAAACCTATGTTAGATCGTGTCATGAGTCGGCTTACCCCTCATGTCAATCGAAAAGGAATCGTTTACCGCACCCATATTTTGGACGATGATGAAATGGTCAATGCCTATGCCATTGCAGGAGGACACGTTTTTATCACCTCCAAAATGTTGGATTGGGTAGATTCAGAAGACGAATTGGCATTTGTCTTGGCACACGAAATATCGCATGTAGATGACAAACATTCACTCAGAAAAGTGCAAAAAATCTTGCTCGGTGGACAATACTTTGGTGAATATGGCATAATGGCTGCAAACATCGAACTGTTTTTGAGTCAGCCACTTGGACAAATTGACGAATATACTGCCGATAGGTTGGGGGCAAACCTGATGGTGAAAGCTGGCTACGACCCTCGAAAAGGATTGGAGTTTTTTGAGAAAATGGCCCACTCCGAAGAATACAACGAAATTGAAAAAATGATAAGAACTCATCCATATTCCACTGAACGTCACAATTGTTTGTCAGATTACATGAGGAATGAGCTGAATCGTTGA
- a CDS encoding SLC13 family permease yields MTPEIFIVLVIALISIILFTTEYLEAEVTALLTMVVLIASGILSIEEGLSGFSHTATITVFALLVLSLGLQSTGLVYFIGDKLEKFTGESELRIYVMIVVVVGFLSAFMNNTAVVAIFMPVVIRLANYAKVSPSRFLMPLSFAAMLGGTMTIIGTSTNIIVSSVYEEHYGVPFGIFEFSLLGLLLFSASMVYMMLARTRLIPERKTTEEELTKTYKLSKYLTQIEVKKGSPMIGKKLKDTQIVKRYNVDVIEISREGGQGREIWVPNSIEAIREHDLLTIKANLNEIIEIQSKQGIRIKKNVHLDDHELNSEEAVLFEAVIGRNSFLVGKKIGEVDFQHLFKAIPLAIRSSGETTANTKKVSETEIHFGDVLLMEARRSSLNIFYTSPDFIVLEKVKKPNLRRRKMLLSTFIILFVVVTAAFNILPIVTAALIGCMWMILTHCLSMRYIYRKMDWRVFFLLAGILPLGIAVEKTGASALIANTIVDFAGTSSPTFIISILFLITTLLTSFMSNNATAVLLAPIAITIANQLGLDPKPFLVTVMFAASTSFLTPIGYQTNTLVYGAGNYTFMDFVKVGGLLTFLVWIMCTFLIPYLYL; encoded by the coding sequence ATGACTCCAGAAATCTTCATTGTTTTAGTCATTGCTCTGATTTCCATCATATTATTCACCACCGAATATTTAGAAGCAGAAGTGACTGCTTTGTTAACGATGGTGGTTTTGATTGCTTCAGGTATATTGAGCATCGAAGAAGGCTTGTCTGGTTTCAGTCACACTGCTACGATTACCGTTTTTGCACTTTTGGTACTGAGTTTGGGATTGCAGAGTACTGGCTTGGTCTATTTTATTGGCGATAAACTGGAAAAATTTACGGGCGAAAGTGAACTGAGAATTTATGTGATGATTGTAGTGGTGGTGGGATTCTTGTCTGCTTTTATGAACAATACGGCTGTCGTTGCTATCTTCATGCCTGTGGTGATTCGGTTGGCGAATTATGCTAAGGTAAGCCCTTCTCGTTTTCTGATGCCTCTATCATTTGCAGCGATGTTGGGCGGCACAATGACAATTATCGGAACTTCAACCAACATTATCGTCAGTTCTGTCTATGAAGAACATTATGGAGTACCTTTTGGAATTTTTGAGTTTTCACTTTTGGGGCTTCTATTATTTTCGGCTTCTATGGTGTATATGATGTTGGCTCGCACCAGGCTCATTCCCGAAAGAAAAACGACAGAAGAGGAACTGACTAAAACCTATAAATTGTCGAAATACTTAACCCAAATTGAAGTGAAGAAAGGTTCTCCAATGATTGGTAAGAAATTGAAGGATACGCAGATTGTGAAACGCTACAATGTGGATGTGATTGAAATTAGCAGAGAAGGCGGACAGGGAAGGGAAATTTGGGTGCCGAATAGCATTGAAGCTATCCGTGAACACGATTTATTGACCATTAAAGCCAACCTTAACGAAATCATCGAAATACAAAGCAAACAGGGTATCAGAATCAAAAAAAATGTTCACCTTGATGACCACGAACTGAATTCCGAAGAAGCGGTTTTGTTTGAAGCTGTAATCGGAAGAAATTCTTTTTTGGTCGGCAAAAAAATTGGAGAAGTAGATTTTCAACACCTCTTCAAAGCGATTCCTTTGGCGATACGGAGTAGTGGAGAAACAACTGCAAATACAAAAAAGGTGTCGGAAACAGAGATTCACTTTGGAGATGTATTATTGATGGAAGCTCGCCGCAGTAGTCTCAATATTTTTTATACCTCTCCTGATTTCATTGTCTTAGAAAAAGTAAAAAAACCTAATCTGAGGCGAAGAAAAATGCTTTTATCCACTTTCATTATTTTGTTTGTAGTCGTGACAGCTGCTTTCAATATTTTACCGATTGTCACTGCGGCACTGATTGGCTGCATGTGGATGATTCTCACTCACTGTTTGTCAATGCGTTATATTTACCGCAAAATGGATTGGCGGGTATTTTTTCTGTTGGCAGGTATTTTGCCTTTGGGAATTGCAGTCGAAAAAACGGGTGCAAGTGCGCTGATTGCAAATACCATCGTGGATTTTGCAGGTACTTCCTCTCCCACTTTCATTATTTCTATTTTGTTCTTAATCACCACTTTGCTCACCAGTTTTATGTCGAACAATGCAACTGCGGTTTTGCTTGCTCCTATCGCCATCACGATTGCCAATCAATTGGGATTAGACCCTAAGCCATTTTTGGTGACGGTGATGTTTGCAGCAAGCACAAGTTTCCTCACTCCAATTGGCTATCAGACCAATACACTTGTATATGGAGCAGGTAATTATACTTTTATGGATTTTGTGAAAGTAGGTGGATTGTTGACTTTCTTGGTCTGGATAATGTGTACTTTCTTGATTCCTTATTTGTATCTATAA
- a CDS encoding RNA ligase family protein, with product MQSRKYSRTYHFPFSKGTTSDDRIQADWEAILQHEITITEKLDGENTCLKATGIYARSHAAPTRNPWAKNMNEIWSRTHRDLGELEFFGENLYGVHSIEYTNLKHYFYVFAIREGDKWLSWKDVCFYAGMLDLPTVPVLQTGHFTVDSLQSAIAEGMAKGSALGGECEGFVCRNAAAFGVEEFSKNVLKYVRKNHVKTDEHWTRNWRRAKLWHEQPTAK from the coding sequence ATGCAAAGCCGAAAATACAGCCGAACCTATCACTTCCCCTTCTCCAAAGGTACAACCTCTGACGACCGAATCCAGGCAGATTGGGAAGCTATTTTGCAGCACGAAATCACCATCACCGAAAAACTCGACGGCGAAAATACCTGCTTGAAAGCCACAGGAATCTATGCCCGTTCTCATGCAGCACCCACCCGCAATCCGTGGGCAAAAAACATGAACGAAATTTGGAGTCGAACCCATCGAGATTTGGGAGAATTGGAGTTTTTTGGTGAAAATCTTTATGGCGTTCACAGCATTGAATACACCAATTTAAAACACTACTTTTACGTCTTTGCCATTCGAGAAGGGGATAAATGGTTGTCGTGGAAAGACGTTTGTTTTTACGCTGGCATGTTGGATTTACCCACTGTTCCTGTCCTTCAAACGGGACATTTTACAGTTGATTCCCTTCAATCTGCCATTGCAGAAGGGATGGCGAAAGGGAGTGCATTGGGAGGTGAATGTGAAGGATTTGTTTGCAGAAATGCAGCCGCTTTTGGAGTTGAAGAATTTAGTAAAAATGTATTGAAGTATGTCCGAAAAAATCATGTTAAGACTGATGAACATTGGACCCGCAACTGGCGCAGGGCAAAGTTATGGCATGAGCAGCCTACTGCAAAATGA
- a CDS encoding AAA family ATPase — MNIGPATGAGQSYGMSSLLQNEQFQWEVLEEFEWIQAMKNCPQEPAFHAEGDVYVHTKMVVEELLQLKEYQQLQADAKKILLFSALLHDVAKPVCTVVENGIITSPKHAKVGEKIARQLLWDSDFEVREQICALVCLHGLPLWSLDKNFPNKSVIAASLRVPNEWIYLLSKADVLGRICSDQADLLYRLELFKELCIENECFTKPKTFFNTHSRLQYFQSDSDYIADLHDETQFEVILMAGIAGSGKDTYIKKHSKGLPIISLDQIRQELNIRFSDKNGQGKVVQHAYELAKEYCRKKQPFIWNSTNLSLRIREKLIGMLLVYKPKIKIVYVETSLGNIYSRRKTQIKANSMTSMLRVLDMPQLTEVHEVEVVIS, encoded by the coding sequence ATGAACATTGGACCCGCAACTGGCGCAGGGCAAAGTTATGGCATGAGCAGCCTACTGCAAAATGAGCAATTTCAGTGGGAAGTTTTGGAGGAATTTGAGTGGATTCAAGCAATGAAAAATTGTCCTCAAGAACCTGCTTTTCATGCGGAGGGCGATGTGTATGTGCATACGAAGATGGTCGTTGAAGAATTACTGCAATTGAAGGAATATCAACAACTTCAAGCAGATGCAAAAAAAATATTGCTATTTTCAGCCTTGCTCCACGATGTCGCAAAACCTGTTTGTACGGTCGTTGAAAATGGTATCATCACTTCACCCAAACATGCCAAAGTAGGCGAAAAAATCGCTCGGCAATTGTTGTGGGATAGCGACTTTGAAGTGCGGGAACAGATTTGTGCTTTGGTGTGCTTGCATGGTTTACCCCTTTGGAGTTTGGACAAAAATTTTCCGAACAAGTCGGTCATTGCAGCGAGTTTGAGAGTGCCGAATGAATGGATTTACCTCTTATCAAAAGCCGATGTTTTGGGTAGAATTTGCAGCGACCAAGCCGATTTGTTGTACCGATTGGAGTTGTTCAAAGAATTGTGCATTGAAAATGAATGTTTTACAAAACCCAAAACCTTCTTCAATACCCATAGCCGTCTGCAATATTTTCAATCCGATAGCGACTACATTGCTGATTTACACGATGAAACCCAATTTGAAGTCATTTTGATGGCAGGCATTGCAGGAAGCGGCAAGGACACTTATATCAAAAAACATAGCAAAGGTTTGCCTATCATTAGTTTGGACCAAATTCGCCAAGAGCTGAACATACGTTTTTCTGACAAAAACGGACAGGGTAAAGTCGTGCAACACGCCTACGAATTGGCGAAAGAATATTGTCGCAAAAAACAACCGTTTATTTGGAACAGCACGAATCTAAGCCTCCGAATCCGTGAAAAATTGATTGGGATGTTGCTGGTTTACAAGCCCAAAATCAAAATCGTTTATGTCGAAACCAGCCTCGGTAACATCTACTCTAGACGCAAAACCCAAATCAAAGCGAATAGCATGACTTCCATGCTTCGGGTGTTGGATATGCCGCAATTGACGGAGGTGCATGAGGTGGAGGTGGTGATTAGTTGA